The following proteins come from a genomic window of Corynebacterium falsenii:
- the pheA gene encoding prephenate dehydratase yields the protein MRVAYLGPEGTFTEQALRDMQEEGFVPADAEAVPVTSPRAALDMVRAGDADYACVALESSVDGPVSQTEDALAYGEPLQIFHEVLVPVVFSILVRPGEGDAAADLSSISTFTTHPVAEAQVRNWIAKNIPNARFIPASSNGAAAQAVAEGKADAAAAPARAGDIHHLRAVAEGVADIQGAYTRFVLIGRPSKPTGRTGHDRTGVILTLQNRPASLLDALAELSTRGVDMSRISSRPLRREDGTRMGMYMFHVAIVGHIDDAAVAEALAGLYRSTESVRYLGSWPAADEVMRPGAHDGSRDRVNRHAGSAPPSYTASHQWIANLQEGRQ from the coding sequence GTGCGCGTGGCTTACCTGGGGCCGGAGGGGACGTTTACCGAACAGGCCCTGCGCGACATGCAAGAAGAGGGGTTCGTGCCCGCGGATGCGGAGGCCGTGCCGGTGACGTCGCCGCGCGCTGCGCTGGACATGGTGCGTGCCGGGGATGCGGACTACGCCTGCGTGGCGTTGGAGAGTTCCGTGGACGGGCCGGTGTCGCAGACCGAGGACGCGCTGGCGTACGGCGAGCCGTTGCAGATTTTCCACGAGGTGCTGGTGCCGGTGGTGTTCTCGATCCTCGTGCGGCCTGGGGAGGGCGATGCCGCCGCCGACCTGTCCAGCATCTCCACGTTCACCACCCACCCGGTCGCCGAGGCCCAGGTGCGTAACTGGATCGCGAAGAACATCCCGAACGCGCGCTTCATCCCAGCCTCCTCGAACGGCGCGGCCGCCCAGGCCGTGGCCGAGGGGAAGGCAGACGCCGCCGCAGCCCCCGCACGCGCCGGCGACATCCACCACCTCCGCGCCGTGGCCGAGGGCGTGGCCGACATCCAGGGCGCGTACACCCGCTTCGTCCTCATTGGGCGCCCCTCGAAACCCACGGGGCGCACGGGCCACGATCGCACCGGCGTGATCCTCACGTTGCAGAACCGCCCGGCGTCCCTGTTGGATGCGTTGGCGGAGTTGAGTACTCGTGGCGTCGATATGTCGAGGATTAGTTCGCGCCCGCTACGGCGAGAGGACGGCACCCGCATGGGCATGTACATGTTCCACGTGGCGATTGTGGGGCACATTGACGATGCCGCCGTTGCCGAAGCCCTCGCCGGCCTGTACCGGAGCACGGAGTCCGTGCGCTACCTGGGCAGCTGGCCGGCCGCCGATGAGGTCATGCGGCCAGGCGCCCACGACGGCTCCCGCGACCGCGTGAACCGCCATGCCGGTAGCGCGCCGCCCAGTTACACTGCTTCTCATCAGTGGATTGCGAATTTGCAAGAAGGCCGTCAGTAA
- a CDS encoding metallopeptidase family protein, with the protein MAIEVSEERFEELVDAGLRRIPQDLLRNVNNVAIVTEDMNEAGPHILGLYQGVALTERTSEYTSALPDKITIYRLAIAGVCNTEEELVEQVAVTVIHELGHHFGIDDARLHELGWA; encoded by the coding sequence ATGGCAATTGAAGTTTCAGAGGAGCGATTCGAAGAGCTCGTCGACGCCGGCCTCCGCCGCATCCCCCAAGACCTCCTACGCAACGTCAACAATGTCGCGATCGTCACCGAGGACATGAACGAGGCCGGCCCGCACATCCTCGGGCTGTACCAAGGGGTGGCGCTCACCGAGCGAACCAGCGAATACACGTCCGCACTGCCGGACAAGATCACCATCTACCGTCTCGCCATCGCCGGAGTCTGCAACACGGAGGAGGAGCTGGTGGAGCAGGTCGCCGTGACGGTGATCCACGAGCTCGGTCATCACTTCGGTATCGACGACGCCAGGCTCCACGAACTCGGCTGGGCCTAA
- a CDS encoding histidine phosphatase family protein: MSESSVRSPRLFLVRHGQTTSNTIHALDTALPGADLTPLGREQATEAGGRLAGVSDRVMVLSSLAARAQQTAVNVAAALERGGADLVPADVPSAFPLSDATAQQLADIAFVGAGSAGSATSDSASDSAAPVPAAQRSRELQAKLAIVPGVAEIAAGDMEMRNDEDAHEMYHSILGGWLHGNIDERVPGGKTGTEILQGYLPRVLELLDAGRRNNCDVALVSHGAVIRLVAAFLGGVDPDWAYGAYLRNAQVITVEPGASSSASLTGSSSSDADAPAASGSAASNSAASDSAQQADDLLTKLRNTMSITSWGDHPLP; this comes from the coding sequence ATGTCAGAAAGCTCCGTCCGTTCTCCCCGTCTGTTCCTGGTGCGCCACGGGCAGACCACGTCGAATACGATCCACGCGCTGGACACCGCGCTGCCCGGCGCTGACCTCACGCCGCTGGGCCGGGAGCAGGCCACGGAGGCGGGCGGTCGCCTCGCGGGGGTGAGTGACCGGGTGATGGTGTTGTCGTCGTTGGCCGCGCGGGCGCAGCAGACTGCGGTGAATGTGGCGGCGGCGCTGGAACGCGGTGGCGCGGACCTGGTGCCGGCTGATGTGCCTTCGGCTTTTCCTTTATCCGACGCCACTGCGCAGCAACTCGCCGATATCGCTTTCGTGGGTGCCGGGTCCGCTGGCTCCGCAACCTCGGATTCTGCTTCGGATTCTGCGGCACCAGTTCCGGCAGCGCAGCGGTCGCGGGAGTTGCAGGCGAAGCTGGCGATTGTGCCGGGTGTCGCGGAGATTGCCGCGGGCGATATGGAAATGCGCAACGACGAAGACGCTCACGAGATGTACCACTCCATCCTCGGTGGATGGCTGCACGGCAATATCGACGAGCGCGTCCCCGGCGGAAAGACCGGCACGGAAATCCTGCAGGGCTACCTGCCGCGCGTGCTGGAGCTGTTGGATGCTGGGCGGCGCAATAACTGCGATGTGGCCCTTGTTAGTCACGGCGCCGTCATCCGCTTGGTTGCGGCGTTCCTCGGCGGCGTGGATCCGGACTGGGCGTACGGCGCCTACCTGCGCAATGCCCAGGTCATCACGGTGGAACCCGGCGCTTCCTCTTCTGCTTCGCTAACCGGTTCCTCGTCCTCCGATGCCGATGCCCCCGCCGCGTCTGGCTCTGCGGCATCTAATTCTGCGGCGTCTGATTCTGCCCAACAGGCCGACGACCTGCTCACCAAACTCCGCAACACCATGAGCATCACTTCCTGGGGTGATCACCCGCTGCCCTGA
- a CDS encoding septum formation family protein: MSLSTAKRTRRGRSVGVTLTAALCGGVAAAAFAAAAPEGSTPLAPSSTSASNSAKGGNGKNDSGEVDPFTTANAGDCVNWTPGPNGVNSGFTTVDCSQPHRFEVSSREDLSKYPTSEFGPDAAQPDLNRQEQLTEELCTGPTLKYLQGKLDPEGRYSISPILPPQAAWADGDRTMLCGVMVQDAQGRSVETTGFAAQQDQARVFPADTCVRVDGDVPNEVPCDEDHSWQVTSVVNLGEHFPQGWPTIQQQNDYLNGMCTEAARAYLGGDDALYNSTLTPFWTTLQQQSWDAGSRSVNCALTYGHPGGGFATLKGDVRKEFTIDGQPPAKQPPRNPLRNR; the protein is encoded by the coding sequence ATGTCACTCAGCACAGCCAAGCGCACCCGCCGCGGCCGCTCCGTGGGCGTGACCCTCACGGCCGCGCTCTGCGGCGGCGTGGCAGCAGCGGCCTTCGCGGCCGCAGCTCCCGAGGGCAGCACACCACTCGCCCCCTCCAGCACCTCCGCCAGCAACTCGGCAAAAGGCGGAAACGGTAAAAACGACTCCGGAGAGGTCGACCCCTTCACGACCGCCAACGCCGGCGACTGCGTCAACTGGACCCCCGGCCCCAACGGCGTGAACAGTGGATTCACCACCGTGGACTGCTCCCAGCCACACCGCTTCGAGGTCTCCTCCCGCGAAGACCTATCCAAATACCCCACCAGCGAATTCGGCCCCGACGCTGCCCAGCCAGACCTCAACCGGCAAGAGCAACTCACCGAAGAACTCTGCACCGGGCCGACCCTGAAATACCTGCAGGGCAAACTGGACCCAGAAGGCCGCTACTCCATCTCCCCGATCCTGCCGCCGCAAGCAGCCTGGGCCGACGGCGACCGGACGATGCTGTGTGGCGTCATGGTCCAAGATGCGCAAGGCAGGTCAGTAGAAACGACAGGCTTCGCTGCTCAGCAAGACCAAGCGCGCGTCTTCCCCGCCGATACCTGCGTGCGCGTGGACGGCGACGTGCCGAACGAAGTGCCCTGCGACGAAGACCACTCGTGGCAAGTGACCTCCGTGGTGAACCTCGGCGAACACTTCCCGCAAGGCTGGCCGACGATCCAGCAGCAAAACGACTACCTCAACGGCATGTGCACCGAAGCCGCGCGGGCGTACTTGGGCGGCGATGACGCGCTGTACAACTCCACGCTCACGCCATTCTGGACCACGCTGCAGCAGCAATCGTGGGACGCCGGCTCGCGATCCGTGAACTGCGCGCTGACGTACGGGCACCCCGGCGGTGGCTTCGCGACGCTGAAGGGCGACGTGCGCAAGGAGTTCACCATCGACGGACAACCGCCTGCGAAGCAGCCGCCGCGGAACCCGCTGCGGAACCGGTAG
- a CDS encoding amidase family protein yields the protein MNTFARSVQRLSDRTGLTPGQLGIARVFDTPHHNPHATGPLQGMDVLVKDLHQVEGEVTTMGSVHQQFTAPHYDSAAYALLEAGARLVGMSTSAEFGTTAYTEPVGMDHPVNPISPLMMTGGSSGGAAVAVARGLVDVAHATDGGGSIRIPAACVGLPGLKPAHDRTVGHFTPAAQGFIAKDIATTARAYGVELSEDFGAGPAGAASNNPARPTHRLRIGYTNQPFHSISRVDPAIAAATAAASALAATHPGVESVSQAPPPYPPAMFDLFSEMLAARCAYLPGELTPLTDWLRRRGQQVPSWRRMRVEDQLLGLNPMEAWSELDVILTPTLACAPPPPGTFSALPPARNFQAQTAWTPWGTLWNITGWAAVSVPLVDPARVPGRWPISLMIGAVGSRVSAGELLSLASFISDATSSLPAEGLSLELPGDVEALDYLRKPDNSHQYGHEHGDGHEHGDEHGHGEGAHGHG from the coding sequence ATGAACACCTTCGCCCGATCCGTGCAGCGCCTCAGCGACCGCACGGGCCTGACCCCCGGCCAGCTTGGGATCGCGCGCGTCTTCGACACGCCGCACCACAACCCGCACGCCACCGGGCCGCTGCAGGGCATGGACGTGCTGGTCAAAGACCTGCACCAGGTCGAAGGCGAAGTGACCACCATGGGCTCCGTGCACCAACAATTCACCGCGCCGCACTACGACTCCGCCGCCTACGCGCTGCTCGAAGCCGGCGCGCGGTTGGTCGGAATGTCCACGAGCGCGGAGTTCGGCACCACCGCCTACACCGAGCCGGTGGGGATGGACCACCCCGTCAATCCGATTAGTCCGCTGATGATGACCGGCGGGTCGTCCGGTGGCGCGGCGGTGGCGGTGGCGCGGGGGCTCGTGGACGTCGCGCATGCCACGGACGGCGGCGGGTCGATCCGCATTCCCGCAGCGTGCGTGGGCCTTCCGGGGCTCAAGCCGGCGCACGATCGGACGGTTGGGCACTTCACTCCGGCGGCGCAGGGCTTCATCGCCAAGGACATTGCCACCACGGCGCGGGCGTATGGCGTGGAGCTGTCGGAGGACTTCGGGGCAGGCCCTGCCGGGGCGGCCAGCAACAACCCAGCCCGCCCCACCCACCGCCTGCGCATCGGCTACACCAACCAACCTTTCCACTCCATCAGCCGCGTGGACCCCGCCATCGCGGCAGCAACCGCCGCAGCATCGGCGCTGGCGGCCACGCACCCAGGCGTGGAGTCGGTCTCACAAGCGCCGCCGCCGTATCCCCCGGCGATGTTCGACCTGTTCTCCGAGATGCTCGCCGCCCGCTGCGCGTACCTCCCCGGCGAGCTCACACCGCTCACCGATTGGCTCCGACGCCGCGGCCAGCAAGTCCCCTCCTGGCGCCGCATGCGCGTGGAGGACCAGCTGCTGGGCCTTAACCCGATGGAGGCGTGGTCGGAGTTGGACGTCATCCTCACCCCCACCCTCGCCTGCGCTCCCCCGCCGCCGGGCACGTTCTCGGCGCTACCGCCCGCGCGCAATTTCCAGGCGCAAACAGCGTGGACGCCCTGGGGCACCCTGTGGAACATCACCGGCTGGGCCGCGGTATCCGTACCGCTCGTCGACCCGGCGCGCGTCCCGGGCCGCTGGCCGATCTCGCTGATGATCGGGGCGGTTGGTTCGCGGGTGTCGGCTGGCGAATTGCTCTCGTTGGCTTCTTTTATTTCCGACGCCACCAGCTCCCTCCCCGCCGAAGGCCTCTCGTTGGAGTTGCCGGGGGATGTGGAGGCGCTGGATTACCTGCGGAAGCCGGATAACTCGCATCAGTACGGGCACGAGCACGGTGACGGGCACGAGCACGGTGACGAGCATGGCCACGGTGAGGGTGCGCATGGCCACGGCTGA
- the serS gene encoding serine--tRNA ligase, whose product MIDLKLLRENPDVARESQRTRGEDPALVDQLLEADEQRREAISAADSARAEQKAFSKEMGQKMRTASDEEKLALREEGKQKAEHVKQIEAAQNAAEKKVHDLQMRISNIVEDGAPAGGEDDFVVLEHVGEPKQFDFEPKDHLELGESLGLIDMKRGTKVSGARFYFLTGDGALLQLGMLQLAAQKAVQHGFTLMIPPVLVRPEVMSGTGFLGAHADEIYHLEEDDMYLVGTSEVALAGYHSDEIIDLSNGPVRYAGWSSCFRREAGSYGKDTRGIIRVHQFDKVEMFVYCKPEEAQAQHQELLAMEKDMLAAVGVPYRVIDVAGGDLGSSAARKYDTEAWVPTQNTYRELTSTSNCTTFQARRLKTRYRDADGKAQIAATLNGTLATTRWLVAILENNQQADGSVVVPEALRPFVGKDVLEPKGN is encoded by the coding sequence ATGATTGATCTTAAGCTTCTGCGTGAAAATCCGGATGTGGCACGTGAGTCTCAGCGCACTCGTGGGGAGGACCCTGCGCTGGTGGACCAGTTGCTCGAGGCTGACGAGCAGCGCCGTGAGGCCATTAGTGCCGCAGACTCTGCCCGCGCGGAGCAGAAGGCCTTCTCGAAGGAGATGGGCCAGAAGATGCGCACTGCGTCTGATGAGGAGAAGCTGGCTCTGCGCGAGGAGGGCAAGCAGAAGGCGGAGCACGTTAAGCAGATTGAGGCTGCGCAGAACGCTGCGGAGAAGAAGGTCCATGATCTGCAGATGCGCATTTCCAACATTGTGGAGGATGGCGCCCCGGCTGGTGGCGAGGATGACTTCGTGGTGTTGGAGCATGTTGGCGAGCCGAAGCAGTTTGATTTCGAGCCGAAGGATCACCTGGAGCTGGGTGAGTCTTTGGGCTTGATTGATATGAAGCGCGGTACGAAGGTTTCCGGCGCACGTTTTTATTTCCTTACTGGCGACGGCGCACTGCTGCAGCTCGGCATGCTGCAATTGGCCGCTCAGAAGGCTGTGCAGCATGGCTTTACACTGATGATTCCGCCGGTGCTGGTGCGCCCTGAGGTGATGTCCGGCACGGGCTTCCTGGGTGCGCATGCGGATGAGATTTATCACCTCGAGGAAGACGATATGTACCTGGTCGGCACCTCGGAGGTGGCGCTGGCGGGCTATCACTCTGATGAGATCATTGACCTTTCCAACGGTCCGGTGCGTTATGCCGGTTGGTCGTCTTGCTTCCGCCGCGAGGCTGGTTCCTATGGCAAGGACACCCGCGGCATCATCCGCGTGCACCAGTTCGACAAGGTAGAGATGTTTGTCTACTGCAAGCCGGAGGAGGCTCAGGCGCAGCACCAGGAGCTGCTGGCGATGGAGAAGGACATGCTCGCTGCCGTGGGTGTGCCGTATCGCGTGATTGATGTGGCCGGTGGCGACTTGGGTTCCTCGGCGGCGCGGAAGTACGACACGGAGGCGTGGGTGCCTACGCAGAACACGTACCGCGAGCTCACGAGTACTTCGAACTGCACCACGTTCCAGGCCCGCCGGTTGAAGACCCGCTACCGCGATGCGGACGGCAAGGCACAGATCGCCGCCACACTCAACGGCACGTTGGCGACGACCCGCTGGCTCGTGGCGATCCTGGAGAACAACCAGCAGGCCGATGGTTCTGTGGTGGTGCCGGAGGCGCTGCGTCCTTTCGTGGGTAAAGATGTTCTTGAACCCAAAGGAAACTAA